From a single Cytophagales bacterium WSM2-2 genomic region:
- a CDS encoding activator of HSP90 ATPase yields the protein MAGKNESTTDREIKITRVFDAPRNLLWSAWTEQKHVINWWGPTGFTNTIHQMEVKAGGVWDFIMHGPDGTNYPNKIVFTEVVKPELLKFDHGSDNPNDPGRFKVTVNFKVIEGNKTELTMQMIFLTKEARDLVVEKYGAIEGNRQTMARLEEYLKTMTL from the coding sequence ATGGCAGGAAAAAATGAAAGCACAACCGATCGCGAGATCAAAATCACAAGGGTATTCGATGCACCACGAAACCTCTTGTGGTCAGCCTGGACTGAGCAAAAACATGTGATCAATTGGTGGGGACCAACCGGCTTTACCAATACCATCCATCAAATGGAAGTAAAGGCCGGAGGGGTTTGGGACTTTATCATGCATGGCCCGGATGGGACGAACTATCCAAATAAAATTGTTTTCACGGAAGTTGTAAAACCGGAGTTATTAAAGTTCGACCATGGATCGGACAATCCAAATGATCCGGGACGCTTCAAAGTAACGGTCAACTTCAAAGTTATAGAAGGCAACAAGACCGAATTGACCATGCAGATGATTTTCCTTACCAAAGAAGCGCGCGATTTGGTTGTTGAAAAATATGGCGCCATTGAGGGCAATCGCCAGACCATGGCTCGCCTCGAAGAGTATTTAAAAACGATGACCCTTTAA
- a CDS encoding membrane protein, whose translation MRFFTPLILLFFLAFSALGQETIVTGKITDAATGDPIPYVNVVFNGTGDGVTTNFEGHFRLRTLAKVDSITASFVGYITVKKAVVRGTTQVINFQFQEAVTQLHEVVVTPGINPAFAIMRNVIANKNKNDKRSLNAYEYDAYSKMELDIDHITEKFRKRKVMKKIASVLDSVQRIAGEDGKPILPLFITESVSKFYFRENPSLKKEIVEKSKISGVGVQDGTMLTQLIGSSLQEYNFYQNWLSILRKEFVSPIADGWRLYYKYDLMDSMYIDKDYCYKIDFYPQSPEQLAFTGSMWITKNEFAVKQIDATVSNQSDVNFIDRIKIQQELTPTVEGPWMPTKNRVLIDIGNMSANSAGMIAKFYTSKKNIVTGKPRPASFYEQQIEVKEDARMFEDEKYWDTLRHEPLSATEKNVYKMIDTLKNIPMVKTYADIVQIIIDGHVNLGKVKLGPYLSTFAWNTVEGFRVQAGFKTTYQMSKHWIYQGYGAYGFDDDRPKFQLQATRVLSTKRWTSFTLRARSDIMRIGVDDESQAINSLFRSATRWGNIRRGFYFNEAYASFQSEIFRGFTQRVSYRHRSFTPTFEFGYKDIDDNTKIYDNFNYAEVVMESRYAPDELFIKNHNERVSVGTFKKPVIVFRYTRGLKSLGSHFDYDKIFMSVSKRVRMGPLGMGRFTLSGEHIFNDLPYPLLAVHLGNRSHVYTPITYNLMNFGEFVSDQYASLNYQQFLDGFLLNRLPLIHKLKWRFVATGNVIFGGMRKSNQDLISEYTPAGKLCQPTGYLTYGKPYVEVGYGVENIFHFLRVDFVHRLTYLDRPNTRSFGVLFTAQLKL comes from the coding sequence ATGCGGTTTTTTACTCCTTTAATCTTACTATTCTTCCTTGCATTTTCCGCTCTTGGGCAGGAAACGATCGTTACCGGCAAAATTACCGATGCTGCCACTGGTGATCCGATCCCATATGTAAACGTTGTCTTTAATGGCACGGGGGATGGTGTTACAACCAATTTTGAGGGGCATTTTCGCTTGCGCACGCTTGCCAAAGTCGATTCAATAACAGCTTCCTTTGTAGGCTACATCACGGTAAAGAAAGCCGTAGTGCGAGGTACCACGCAAGTAATCAATTTCCAGTTCCAGGAGGCCGTCACCCAATTACACGAAGTAGTCGTTACTCCGGGCATAAATCCGGCCTTTGCCATAATGCGAAATGTCATTGCGAATAAAAATAAAAATGACAAGCGCAGTCTGAATGCCTACGAATACGATGCCTACTCGAAGATGGAGTTGGATATCGATCATATTACCGAGAAGTTCAGGAAGCGCAAAGTGATGAAGAAAATCGCTAGTGTTCTGGATAGTGTCCAGCGAATTGCGGGCGAGGACGGAAAGCCTATTTTACCACTTTTCATCACTGAGTCTGTTTCCAAATTCTACTTCCGCGAAAATCCCAGCCTGAAAAAAGAAATCGTTGAAAAAAGTAAGATCAGTGGAGTTGGTGTACAAGACGGAACTATGCTCACGCAATTAATCGGTTCGTCTCTTCAGGAGTACAATTTCTACCAGAACTGGTTGAGTATCCTTCGCAAAGAATTTGTGTCGCCCATCGCTGACGGCTGGCGCCTCTATTATAAATACGATCTCATGGATAGCATGTACATCGATAAGGATTACTGCTACAAAATCGATTTCTATCCCCAAAGTCCTGAGCAATTGGCTTTCACAGGGTCTATGTGGATCACCAAAAACGAATTTGCTGTCAAGCAAATCGATGCTACAGTCAGCAACCAATCGGATGTCAATTTTATTGACCGGATAAAGATTCAGCAGGAGCTAACGCCTACAGTTGAAGGTCCGTGGATGCCGACTAAAAACCGTGTGCTCATCGACATTGGAAATATGTCCGCCAACTCAGCGGGTATGATTGCCAAATTCTATACAAGCAAAAAGAATATAGTTACCGGAAAACCTCGTCCTGCGTCATTTTACGAACAGCAGATTGAAGTGAAAGAGGACGCCCGGATGTTTGAAGACGAAAAATACTGGGACACACTGCGCCATGAACCGCTGAGTGCTACCGAAAAAAATGTGTACAAAATGATTGACACATTGAAGAATATCCCAATGGTTAAAACCTATGCAGATATTGTTCAGATAATCATTGACGGACACGTGAACCTCGGCAAAGTTAAATTGGGTCCGTACCTGAGCACATTTGCCTGGAATACCGTAGAAGGGTTCAGAGTTCAAGCCGGTTTCAAAACTACATATCAAATGAGCAAGCACTGGATTTACCAGGGCTATGGTGCTTACGGCTTTGATGACGATCGACCGAAATTCCAATTGCAGGCGACACGCGTACTTTCCACCAAACGATGGACGAGTTTCACTTTGCGCGCGCGCAGCGATATCATGCGTATTGGCGTTGATGACGAATCGCAAGCTATCAATTCACTTTTCCGGTCTGCGACCCGATGGGGTAACATTAGAAGAGGGTTTTATTTCAACGAGGCTTATGCCTCATTTCAGTCGGAGATTTTCAGGGGGTTCACGCAAAGGGTTTCCTATAGGCACCGTTCCTTCACACCGACATTTGAATTCGGCTACAAGGATATTGATGACAACACAAAGATTTACGACAACTTCAATTACGCGGAAGTAGTCATGGAGTCACGGTATGCACCTGATGAACTCTTCATTAAGAATCACAACGAACGGGTCAGCGTGGGGACCTTCAAAAAACCTGTAATCGTTTTTCGCTACACTCGAGGCCTGAAGAGCCTCGGAAGCCATTTTGATTACGATAAAATATTCATGAGTGTTTCGAAACGCGTGCGTATGGGCCCGTTGGGTATGGGTCGGTTTACTTTGTCAGGAGAGCATATTTTTAATGATCTCCCCTATCCTTTGCTGGCAGTTCACCTCGGTAACAGATCTCACGTTTATACTCCTATCACCTATAACCTGATGAATTTTGGGGAATTTGTGAGTGATCAATATGCTTCATTGAACTATCAGCAATTTTTAGATGGATTTTTGTTGAACCGCCTTCCCTTAATTCACAAACTGAAATGGCGCTTTGTAGCCACCGGCAACGTTATTTTTGGCGGAATGCGCAAGAGTAATCAGGATCTCATCTCAGAATATACTCCGGCTGGTAAGCTTTGCCAGCCAACAGGCTACCTTACTTATGGAAAGCCGTATGTTGAAGTTGGTTATGGAGTTGAGAATATTTTCCATTTTTTACGTGTAGACTTCGTCCACCGTCTCACCTATCTCGACCGCCCCAATACAAGAAGCTTTGGCGTCCTGTTTACTGCACAGCTGAAGCTGTAG
- a CDS encoding membrane protein yields MKKIFVIALLIVSPSLEAQKKFRFWSDTSKNDRKIILPIAVYTPETHVGIGVLGIKLWKNLDEGNETRTSNAELVGLYTSRQQLILIPRYTIFTKGEKYLFEGFGEELIGFRDFYFGRGDNTPISNREKITYDVLGWENRIGRKIFRREKLFLGLETRAIQYYNIQRQPNGELDTTRVTGYQGSSSIGLGPALTWDKRDNVVNPSKGFYWDLRYSVYSKSLGGTVNYHRILIDFRKYFTMNPAKRHILAFELFGNFVKGDAPFKELAELGGPRIMRGYYRGRYRDNYLTAFQAEYRMPVYKRIGIVAFAGLGKSYNPKEVDLNDLHYSLGAGIRANINKRERLNLRLDYAYGDPDRIGYFYLGFAESF; encoded by the coding sequence TTGAAAAAGATATTTGTAATTGCCTTACTTATAGTATCGCCTTCCCTTGAAGCGCAGAAAAAATTCCGTTTTTGGTCGGACACTTCCAAAAATGATCGAAAAATAATCCTTCCCATTGCCGTTTATACGCCCGAGACGCATGTTGGCATTGGAGTATTGGGTATTAAACTGTGGAAAAACCTGGATGAGGGGAACGAAACAAGAACTTCCAATGCCGAACTCGTTGGTTTATACACCAGTCGCCAGCAACTGATCCTGATTCCCCGTTATACCATCTTCACGAAAGGTGAAAAATATCTCTTTGAAGGATTTGGGGAGGAACTAATCGGGTTTCGTGATTTCTATTTTGGACGGGGAGACAATACGCCTATCAGCAATCGCGAAAAAATAACATACGATGTCTTGGGTTGGGAGAATCGCATTGGGCGAAAAATCTTCAGACGCGAAAAATTATTTCTGGGACTTGAGACCCGGGCAATTCAATACTACAACATTCAACGGCAGCCAAACGGAGAGCTAGATACTACGCGGGTCACCGGCTATCAGGGCTCATCATCGATCGGGTTAGGTCCGGCCCTTACCTGGGATAAGCGTGATAATGTCGTGAACCCAAGCAAAGGCTTTTATTGGGACCTGAGGTATTCTGTTTATTCCAAGTCTTTGGGGGGTACGGTGAATTATCACCGAATACTGATCGACTTCCGGAAATACTTTACCATGAATCCTGCCAAGAGGCACATCCTCGCTTTCGAGCTGTTTGGCAATTTTGTGAAAGGCGATGCTCCATTTAAAGAATTGGCAGAGCTTGGCGGGCCGCGAATTATGAGGGGATATTACCGTGGCCGCTATCGCGACAATTACCTCACCGCTTTCCAGGCAGAGTACCGGATGCCGGTTTACAAAAGGATCGGAATTGTAGCTTTTGCAGGCTTGGGCAAGTCATACAATCCCAAGGAAGTAGATTTGAACGATCTCCACTATTCGCTTGGTGCCGGTATCAGGGCGAACATCAATAAAAGAGAACGGCTCAATCTTCGTCTGGACTATGCTTACGGTGACCCGGATCGCATTGGTTATTTTTACCTCGGATTCGCCGAGAGTTTCTAG
- the idi gene encoding isopentenyl-diphosphate Delta-isomerase — MDDFLILVDEHDKPWGKLEKDQVHQLGLLHRAFSVFIFNSKGELLLQQRAEGKYHSAGLWTNTCCSHPRYGEELSEAIPRRLEEEMGMKVSTQFIFSFTYKAKFENGLTEHEFDHVYYGVSDELPHPNPAEVSQWKYVSIKSLEADIASSPTQYTAWLKICLPRLTDYLKTSSINESYRISAP; from the coding sequence ATGGATGACTTCCTGATTTTGGTGGATGAACACGACAAGCCGTGGGGAAAATTAGAAAAAGATCAGGTGCATCAATTAGGATTACTTCATCGGGCATTTTCTGTCTTCATTTTCAATTCCAAAGGTGAATTGCTACTGCAGCAACGAGCTGAAGGAAAATATCATTCTGCCGGACTATGGACCAATACATGCTGCAGCCATCCACGGTACGGTGAAGAATTGAGCGAAGCCATTCCCCGGAGATTGGAAGAGGAAATGGGGATGAAAGTTTCCACACAATTTATTTTCAGTTTTACTTATAAAGCGAAATTTGAAAACGGACTTACAGAACATGAGTTCGATCACGTATACTACGGTGTGAGCGATGAACTGCCCCATCCTAATCCGGCCGAGGTTAGCCAATGGAAATATGTCAGTATTAAGTCGCTTGAAGCTGATATCGCCTCCTCTCCAACACAATACACTGCCTGGTTGAAGATCTGCCTTCCCAGGCTTACGGATTATCTTAAGACTTCTTCCATAAACGAGTCTTACCGCATTTCGGCCCCTTAG
- a CDS encoding hypothetical protein (frameshifted, insertion at around 670649) — protein sequence MEVREPLAVYNKTKLTVEEYLEFENASPEKHEFFKGEVFAMAGAAPRHNVVFSNVFGDLAYKLKGKICRPYGGDFRVHIPENTLFTYPDISVVCGDIISSEVDTNSFLGPTVIIEILSPSTKEYDRGGKFVLYRDIPQLREYILIDPEAISAEAFRINETSHWEIRTLSENR from the coding sequence ATGGAAGTTCGCGAACCACTGGCCGTCTACAACAAGACCAAACTTACGGTCGAAGAATACCTTGAATTTGAGAATGCTTCTCCAGAAAAGCATGAGTTCTTTAAAGGCGAAGTCTTTGCAATGGCCGGAGCGGCCCCAAGACATAATGTCGTTTTTTCAAATGTTTTTGGTGATCTGGCTTATAAGCTCAAAGGAAAAATATGCCGTCCCTACGGTGGTGATTTTCGCGTTCACATTCCTGAGAATACATTGTTCACCTATCCCGATATCTCCGTTGTCTGTGGAGATATCATTTCTTCAGAGGTTGATACCAATTCTTTTCTAGGGCCGACTGTCATCATTGAAATTCTGTCTCCATCCACAAAGGAATATGATCGCGGTGGAAAATTCGTACTCTATCGGGACATTCCTCAACTCAGAGAATATATCCTGATCGATCCCGAAGCAATTAGTGCAGAAGCTTTTCGAATCAATGAAACTAGCCATTGGGAAATTAGAACACTATCGGAAAATCGATGA
- a CDS encoding riboflavin biosynthesis protein RibD, protein MRKLVLFMHMSLDGFVAGPNGEMDWIHVDDELFDYAGNRTNEADLALYGRVTYQMMEGYWPTAADQPNPSKHDIEHSTWYNKVKKIVLSKTLDESKLKNTKVVSGNLAKEIGKIKNDIGSEIIIFGSPSAGHALMAENLIDEFWVFVNPMVLGKGVPMFKNSNIKLKLLTCKQMNSGVVCFHYERIV, encoded by the coding sequence ATGAGAAAACTGGTTCTATTTATGCACATGTCCCTAGATGGATTTGTAGCCGGTCCGAATGGAGAAATGGATTGGATACATGTAGACGATGAGCTTTTCGACTATGCAGGCAACCGTACCAACGAAGCTGACCTGGCACTATACGGTCGTGTTACTTACCAGATGATGGAAGGTTATTGGCCAACAGCAGCCGATCAACCCAATCCGAGTAAACACGATATAGAACACTCGACCTGGTATAACAAGGTCAAGAAAATAGTGTTGTCTAAAACACTCGATGAATCGAAGCTTAAAAACACGAAAGTCGTCAGTGGAAACCTCGCCAAAGAAATTGGCAAGATCAAAAATGACATTGGCAGCGAGATCATCATTTTCGGGAGTCCGTCTGCGGGGCACGCATTGATGGCCGAAAACCTGATCGATGAGTTCTGGGTCTTTGTAAATCCGATGGTACTTGGAAAGGGAGTCCCGATGTTCAAGAACTCGAATATCAAATTGAAGCTACTCACTTGCAAACAGATGAATTCTGGCGTGGTATGCTTTCATTATGAAAGGATAGTATAA
- a CDS encoding membrane protein — protein MSFGYPAFLWALFALTIPVIIHLFNFRKTTRIYFSNTRFLKQVKEETTQKRRLKQYLVLASRLLFLFFLVLAFAQPFLPAKEQLADQRSIVIYLDNSLSMSTPVAEKTRALDEAIRMAQGIIDLFPAESRYQLITNDFAPFSNSFKTKAEITDLLSQTRLSAVSRSASEVINRIKEKGVTLFWLSDFQKSTIGNTVSPDSTSQIRLVPLTLEGYANVFVDTAYLDNPFAIGGEKNTLKVVLRNNGKKGVEGLVTKLSINGVQSAATSVNIEPTSFVEIPFDIASGLKGNNKATINFSDFPISFDNDFYFTLGFSKRINVLEIKAAGSTQYVEKVFGNKDVFSFRSFTSSNLNYSLLSAADLVVVNGLDKIDATLADAINSYKERYGALLLLPGLQPDLISYQKLISAPLTKVSEGELAELNAPDFQNPFFANVFEDRSVSLAMPHASPVLTWADRSAILRFKNNQPFLSQFGKIFVLASPLDKKSTDFFNNALYVPVMYRIASSGKKSGQSLYYPLSFSTVTVPSDSILGEEPAKLIGEQELIPSQRNINGQLQLELPKHSVTAGFYNVIHRKDTLGLLAFNIDKKESNLNQFSNEEAMAFFGGKPSISIFKAASAESFSNEVKERYLGKPLWKYAVLLALFFLLAEVLLIRFLK, from the coding sequence ATGAGTTTTGGTTATCCAGCATTTCTTTGGGCACTCTTCGCCCTTACCATACCAGTCATCATCCATCTTTTCAATTTTAGAAAGACCACACGTATTTACTTTTCCAATACCCGGTTCTTAAAGCAGGTAAAGGAAGAGACAACTCAAAAAAGAAGGCTTAAGCAATACCTGGTCCTCGCGTCCAGATTACTATTCCTGTTTTTCCTGGTCCTCGCATTTGCGCAGCCATTTCTTCCTGCCAAAGAGCAGCTTGCCGACCAGCGCAGCATCGTGATTTATCTTGACAATTCACTAAGTATGTCTACTCCGGTTGCGGAAAAGACAAGAGCGCTTGATGAAGCTATCCGAATGGCTCAAGGAATTATCGACTTGTTTCCTGCGGAATCAAGGTATCAGTTGATAACGAATGATTTTGCACCATTCTCCAACTCCTTTAAAACAAAGGCCGAAATAACAGATCTGCTTTCTCAGACGCGCTTGTCAGCTGTTAGCAGATCCGCATCCGAAGTCATTAACCGGATAAAAGAAAAAGGTGTGACTTTGTTTTGGCTTTCGGATTTCCAAAAATCTACTATTGGTAATACCGTGTCTCCGGATTCGACTTCACAAATCCGTTTGGTGCCACTGACACTCGAGGGCTATGCCAATGTCTTTGTAGATACTGCCTACCTGGACAATCCCTTTGCAATCGGGGGTGAGAAAAACACTTTGAAAGTGGTCCTTCGGAATAACGGCAAGAAGGGAGTTGAAGGTCTTGTTACCAAACTGTCGATTAATGGAGTACAGTCTGCAGCAACGTCTGTTAATATAGAGCCTACTAGTTTTGTCGAAATCCCTTTTGATATAGCCTCAGGCCTGAAAGGCAACAACAAGGCAACTATCAATTTCAGTGACTTCCCAATCAGTTTTGATAATGATTTTTACTTCACGCTTGGTTTTTCAAAACGCATTAACGTACTCGAGATAAAAGCTGCCGGAAGCACTCAATACGTTGAAAAGGTATTCGGAAATAAGGACGTTTTCTCTTTTCGCAGCTTCACATCCTCTAACCTCAACTACAGCCTGCTTTCTGCTGCAGACCTTGTCGTAGTGAATGGCCTGGATAAAATTGATGCTACGCTGGCGGATGCAATCAATTCCTATAAAGAACGGTACGGTGCCCTGTTGCTGCTGCCCGGTTTGCAGCCCGACCTGATTTCGTATCAAAAACTTATTTCAGCTCCACTGACAAAAGTTTCCGAAGGCGAACTAGCTGAACTTAATGCTCCTGATTTTCAAAATCCATTTTTTGCCAATGTGTTCGAAGACCGGAGCGTTTCTCTGGCCATGCCGCATGCAAGTCCTGTACTCACATGGGCAGATCGTTCGGCCATTCTTCGGTTCAAAAACAATCAACCGTTCCTCTCACAGTTTGGTAAAATATTTGTGTTGGCAAGTCCGCTGGATAAAAAATCAACTGACTTTTTTAACAACGCACTATATGTACCCGTGATGTATCGCATTGCCTCTTCCGGCAAAAAATCAGGACAATCGCTGTACTACCCGCTGTCTTTCTCCACTGTCACAGTTCCTTCAGATAGTATTCTTGGAGAGGAGCCCGCAAAATTGATTGGGGAGCAAGAACTCATTCCTTCTCAGCGCAACATCAACGGTCAGCTTCAGCTTGAACTCCCCAAGCATTCGGTTACGGCAGGGTTTTACAATGTCATTCACCGGAAAGACACACTTGGCTTACTGGCATTTAATATCGATAAGAAGGAGTCCAACCTGAACCAGTTTTCCAATGAAGAAGCAATGGCATTCTTTGGCGGTAAACCTTCTATTTCGATTTTCAAGGCCGCTTCTGCGGAAAGCTTCTCTAATGAAGTTAAAGAGAGGTATCTGGGTAAACCTCTATGGAAATATGCCGTATTACTTGCCCTGTTTTTCCTTCTGGCTGAAGTTCTTTTGATCCGTTTTTTGAAATGA
- the pyrC2 gene encoding dihydroorotase — protein MRILLQSPRIVNTGSPFHLKKKNVLIVNGRIAEISDKNFQADKVIDADGMILSAGWLDLGTFVGDPGLEHREDLSSLTKAAAAGGFTGLAVLPNTQPTVQTKNEVSYLTQSNDNRLVQIHALASVTKNCKGEELTDMIDLHEAGAVAFTDGLKPLWHTDIFLKSLQYLQKFNGLLIDHPEDIWLDLFGQMHEGPQSASLGLKGMPRIAEEIAVSRNLKLLEYTGGRLHFAKISSAKSINLIRAAKKKGLNVSCDVTSFQALLLDNELENFDTNYKTNPPLREKSDADAILKGLSDDTIDVICSGHLPVDDESKFLEFDQADFGMINLQTFASHLSVLAEETKLESIILKVAEAPRQLLSLEIPKIDVDEKANLTLFDPNCEWEFYPGNNLSKSKNSPWIGKKLKGKVVAVLNNNKAKLEE, from the coding sequence ATGAGAATCCTCCTCCAATCCCCTCGAATTGTAAATACCGGGTCTCCTTTTCATTTGAAGAAAAAAAATGTGCTCATTGTCAATGGGCGTATTGCGGAAATAAGTGATAAGAATTTTCAAGCCGATAAAGTAATTGATGCTGACGGCATGATCTTAAGTGCCGGGTGGTTAGATCTGGGCACGTTTGTTGGTGATCCGGGTTTAGAGCATCGTGAGGACTTGTCATCGCTGACCAAGGCTGCGGCTGCGGGAGGGTTCACAGGTTTAGCAGTTCTACCCAATACACAGCCCACAGTACAAACAAAAAACGAGGTAAGCTATCTTACCCAATCCAACGACAACCGTTTGGTCCAAATCCATGCACTTGCTTCTGTCACAAAAAACTGTAAAGGTGAAGAGTTGACCGACATGATTGATTTGCATGAAGCCGGTGCTGTTGCATTTACCGACGGATTAAAACCGTTATGGCATACTGACATCTTCCTGAAATCTCTTCAATACCTTCAGAAATTTAATGGGCTGCTGATTGACCATCCCGAAGACATTTGGCTCGATCTTTTTGGCCAGATGCATGAAGGACCACAAAGTGCCTCGCTCGGATTAAAAGGGATGCCACGAATTGCGGAAGAAATTGCTGTAAGTCGCAACCTCAAATTATTGGAATACACCGGTGGCCGGCTTCATTTTGCAAAGATCTCATCTGCCAAGAGTATTAACCTGATCCGCGCTGCCAAGAAAAAAGGGTTAAATGTAAGTTGTGATGTCACCTCATTTCAGGCGCTCCTGCTCGACAATGAGTTGGAAAATTTTGATACCAACTACAAAACAAATCCTCCCCTTCGGGAAAAGAGTGATGCCGATGCAATTCTCAAGGGACTTAGTGACGACACTATTGACGTCATTTGTAGCGGGCACCTGCCTGTAGATGACGAAAGTAAATTTCTTGAATTCGATCAGGCTGATTTTGGAATGATCAACCTTCAGACATTTGCGTCACATCTTTCCGTGCTGGCGGAAGAGACAAAATTGGAAAGCATTATTTTGAAAGTAGCCGAGGCTCCTCGGCAGCTTCTATCTCTTGAGATTCCTAAAATCGATGTTGACGAAAAAGCCAACCTCACCCTATTTGATCCTAATTGCGAATGGGAATTCTATCCGGGAAATAATTTGTCCAAATCAAAAAACTCACCCTGGATAGGTAAAAAGCTAAAAGGCAAGGTGGTTGCCGTGTTAAATAATAATAAGGCGAAACTGGAAGAGTAA
- a CDS encoding transcriptional regulator gives MRRDVFQAIADPTRRQIINMLATQRLNLNAVAENFNVSRPAISKHIKILTECGLIVITQQGRERHCEVRLQKLSEVSDWIEQYRQFWNKKLDALENYLNQLQATERNKKSSKPKRHGRKK, from the coding sequence ATGAGAAGAGATGTTTTTCAGGCCATTGCCGACCCAACACGGAGGCAAATCATCAATATGCTGGCAACGCAACGGCTTAACTTAAATGCGGTAGCTGAAAATTTTAATGTCAGCCGGCCTGCGATTTCCAAGCATATCAAAATTCTCACGGAGTGCGGGCTGATTGTCATTACGCAGCAGGGTCGTGAACGGCACTGCGAAGTGAGGTTGCAAAAGCTAAGTGAAGTGTCGGACTGGATTGAGCAGTACCGGCAGTTCTGGAATAAGAAACTGGATGCATTGGAAAACTATCTGAATCAACTGCAGGCAACAGAACGAAACAAGAAATCATCAAAACCTAAAAGACATGGCAGGAAAAAATGA